Below is a genomic region from Raphanus sativus cultivar WK10039 chromosome 4, ASM80110v3, whole genome shotgun sequence.
CCGCAGGCTCCCCAGGATAACCGCGGAAGCGGGGAGGATGCGTGACTTGTACATGGAGATCACGTTTCATTTCGAGAGCTCGGTGATCCCTTTCGTCGGCCGTATCGCTCCCTCGGACACCTACAGGATTTGGAAGCGCGGTTCGAACCTCCGCGCTGACATGACGCTCGCGGGTTTCGATGGGTTCCGGATCCAGCGGTCGGATCAGACGCGTCTTTGCCTCCTGGCTCGTTGGTTGCTCATGAAGTGGCGCACATGTCTCGGACTAACATGTATAGGCCTGGCGTTGATGTTACTCAGGCTGAGTTGGTTGCTCAGTCGAATTGGAGACGGTTGGGAGCTGGAAGGCTAAAGTTTATGACATGATGCATGTGATGGTGAGCGTGAAATCGAGGAGGGTTCCGGGCGCGATGACTGATGAGAAGGGCGGGGGACGATGGTGGATTCGAGGATGTGTTGACCTCTGAGGAAAGAAAGCAGCTGGATTCCGCCTTGCGGATGGGGAACTCCGAAGCTGCTGAAGATGAGGAGAAGgacgttgttgttgttgttgttgttgttgttgttgatgatggtGGTGCTCCTCTCAAGGAGAAGAAAGGCTGGTTTGGTTGGAACAAGAAAGGAGGCGGGAAACCTGGTCATGATGGTGTtgaagaaacaacaacaacaacaacgaagGTTAAGAAAGGCTCCAAGTTGGCAccagaagagaaagagaaagagaaagagaaagggaaAAGCCAAAGATGTGATAGTTCCAAGGAAGATGGTGGAGATGGGAAGAAAGGGAAGGATaaaggcggtggtggtggtaagaagaaaaagaatgaaagCGAGTACAAGAAAGGGTTAAGACCTGTGCTGTGGTTAACACCTGACTTCCCTCTTAAGACAGAAGAGCTTCTTCCGCTGCTCGACATATTAGCTAATAAGGTCAAAGCCGTGAGGAGGCTCAGAGAGCTCCTTACCACAAAACTTCCCACAGGAACATTCCCCGTCaaggtaaaatatatatatatatatatatcttttgcACCTGTTGTGGATTCCGTTACAGACAAAATCTTACTGAGTCTTTGTCTGCTTATTGGTGCAGATTGCGATCCCCATTATACCAACCGTCCGTGTACTCATCACTTTCACTAAATTTGAAGAGCTCCAACCATCCGAGGAATTCTCAACCCCTCCTACTAGCCCGGTTTTTCACGATGCAAAGTCATCAGACAGTTCAGCGTCATTGGTGTCGTGGATGAAAGGTGGTACTCGTGGTGGTGGCCAATCAAGTGACGTCGACAGTAACAGGTACAAGGATACTGAAGTTGACCCTTTCTTGATACCGTCAGATTACAAATGGGTTGACTCAGCTGAGAAGAAACGCAGAATGAAAGCCAAGAAAGCTAGAATCAGGAAGAACAGGAAACAAGCTGCTTCTAAACCTGGTTCCTCTAGTTCCCGTTCCAATCAAGAACCGGAATAACAACTGCCACCATGAAGAACATGGTGTGTCACTTAGATGAGAGAAGCTTGTTTGTAGTAAACCATCTTATTTGTGAAATTCTCAAGGGAACACACGttttttgatatataagaaactttCGGTACTTAAATAATAAgaataactagatcttgacccgcccaaccgggcgggtatttattttatgttattagttttttatttataaatgatatatttgtaatatttaaacataaatttagattgaaaattaacatttttagttataataaaaattaaaaatttaaaaaaatattttgatataaattttaaattcctaattaaaatagtatagagatggatcatatttttttccaattccaaaatcttagcattcttaataacaaataaaacaatttataaatacataaaatatataaacatatttgaaattaaaataaatttgttataaaaaaatcttacgtcattgttgtttatttctatagtttgacccgtggccgtataaatatttgctttcacttcaatttttttctttgttctaatgataatatctatatatatatatatatatatatatatgtattacataattgttagtatagcattttaaaacaaattttttatttattactttaaatagtTATagtatgtgattttaatcgtctattatatcacagtatatcatataaaaatctaatatttataactaattggatttatattataaaagttttatactaacaatttataaataaaatattgtatattttatttatatgatatataaatttaggggtgggcaaaaaacccaaaccgaaccgaaccgaaccaaccaaaccaaaattaaaccgaatcaaaccgaaccGTGCTCTTTATAtaacccaattggttcatgttttactcaacccgaacggtttggtttggtttgggtttaaaccgaaccaaaccgaaccaaaccgataatccaatatatatatagtaaaatatatatgatatatatatatatatatatatatatatatatatatatatatatatgtgtattaacattttataaattttagttaaaatttcatttttcattttttcataacttccatatctttaaaaaaaattataaatacgattcaaataatactattatatataaaatcatgttgcataagtttttatattctcactctatcgtttatgagttgattattttttaatagaagtataaaactgatgccttcatattttataaccaaccagaactacaccgaaccaaactagaccataataatgtaaaccaaactaaatctaaaccaaaccaaactgaaccgaacttaattaaacccaaaccgaacccaaaccaaagctattttggttttaattggtttgagttttataaaacccaaattacccaaaccaaaccgaacccaaaccgaacccgaaactaaactgaaatgcccacccctatataaattgattttgatgtgtgatttttattttattatttttattaataaatattgaaaaatataaaaatgttaacaaaaaatctataaaggaatttattttggataagattcattctattaaagaaatctattgtttaaattaggaaagacattaaatacttaaatctatcatttaaataaggaaaaaacaaaattctctactatctttgttaccaaacaaaattttttttttaaagactcttatccctattaccaaacaaaagcttaaagtacttctactttaataagatagatatcaaAAAGAGTTATAGAATGCTGGTTTATTATGGTTAAGAGATAACCACTCTAGTTTAAGTCTTCTTTAGCTTATCCGGAGTATTCAAGAACGTTGTAACTGACTTTGGAGAACTAagacattaatttattttagattgATAAAGGCTATCACATCACCGAGCGTCTATAATCGACATGGTGATTTGGTTGACTGtgcaagtatcatggtctggctgtctCCAAGTCGAATAAGTTTCGAGGGAATTTCCTATGAGGCAGTAACCTGGCGGTTTAGGCTGAGGAATCTCTTCTGCTTCGCTTCCCAGCATCAACACAACTGCGGACGTCAGTGGCCTATCTTCTACACGTGCTTGAACACACAAGAGGCCAATTTGTAAGCACCTTAAGATTTCACGTGGCCTGAACGTTGGTGATGAAGATTCTGAGATGACCCTGTCTACGATCTCTAGACCTTGACCTTCTTTCCAATTCCTCCACACCTGTGCATAAACGTTGGAATCTTTTCTTAGTGAATCGTCAGAGATTTGAGTGTGCAAAACAATCAAGTTAAGAGGTTTCAAGCTTACATATTCAAGAAGATTATAGTGACGGCCCGAGTTGTTGAATTCTTTATTCCTCTTGCCACTTATAATTTCAAGGAGTAAGACtccaaaactataaatatcAGATTTTATGGAGAATTTCCCTTCTATAAGGTATTCTGGGGACATGTAGCCGCTGCATAGAAAATGTTAGAAACATTTACATAATAGGTCACATTTACACTTAGCATACAGCTATAAAGTATTAAGCTGTATTTGGGTAGCTATTTGCTTCAAAAATGTGATGATGTTATGAAATACTTACTAAGTTCCGACCACCTTCCTCGTGTTACCTTCCGTCTCATCTCGTCCAAAGATTCTAGCCATTCCGAAGTCCGAAATTTTGGGAGTCATATGTTTGTCAAGCAAGACATTGCTTGCTTTCAAATCCCTATGGATTATTCGAATGGATGAGTCTTGGTGAAGATACAGAATCCCTCGAGCAATGCCATTGATAATATCAAATCTCATTTGCCAATTTAGCATACGGCTTCTGGTTAAATCTACACATCGTTCGTTAATCAATTCAATTATTAATGTAATGGCTTTTATGGGAGTTGAGACACTAACCAAAGAGATGAGAATGGAGGCTTCGATTCTCCAAGTACTCGTAGATTAATATCTTCTCGCCCTCATCGACACAACATCCAACAAGTTGGACAAGGTTTATGTGCTGAAGTCGTGCAATTAGCCTGACCTCGTTCATGAACTCATTTGTACCTTGAGATGACATTTCCGATAGTCTCTTCACCGCAACTTCTTGCCCGTCAAGTAACTTTCCCTGGTAAGTGGTAACACATATTACATCAATAAAAGAAACAATggcttttattttatatggtgtTAAGTTTTTCTTAACAGCTGTCCGGAAAACAAATCAAAGTTAAACTAtgtaaactaatataaattttggATACAGCAACGAAATTTTTGTGACAGATTTAAAAAGCCATGAAATGTGAAACATGGCTATTCTTGTGtaaatctatctatctatctatactattatttgataTGTGAATTTGTTTATGTGTCATGCTCTCCATAGTTTAGGTATTTTTAGTTATTAGTCATATTctccataaataattttagtattataattgataatttatcattatcatttttaaataattttagtgatttatctgataatttatcattatctcaaaataattaaaaaggttTAACGATactatcaaatttatattttataatatatttacttaagtattattaaaatattatatatatatatatattacgtaATTAGAGAGAAtcatctatattttaaaataaactagatttttaTCTGCGCAACCGCGCGGATctttgttttcagttttatatacCTATATATTTATCTTAGATCATTAGtggtatatatttttgtgttaatagtatatttatatatttatgtaactatttcaaatacaataaattTTTTATGTCACATGTTGTAATTATCAATTGTTTAGAACCATCACATGTATTTGtcttttcttattatataaatatcttattgtatttgaatttaattattgaaaaataatatatgcatgaaacaatatatttaaaaaaaagttcaaatttaTGCTCAATATTCAACCGCTGACCTTCAGAGACGAATTtccttttgaaaatatttttttattcatttagataatatattattatttaaacaaaagtgtaaaatatttaaatttttacatgAATTATGTAGTTTGCGAATGTTAAGTCGTTCTGTCATCATATTGTTTTTAGCAttaatattctatatttatgaatataaaatttatcaatttatcaatttaatataattttgtcaGGTTTAGTTCAATATGAtaatcttattataaaaaaatatcattattaaaatagttacaaaaaattatattattagctTCGATGAAataattgttaattttatacatatattatattgtttgcTAATATTAACTCATGttaccaacatattatatttgaccatacatatttatgaaaaaaaatatatatataatgtagcaatttaatataattttatcatattagcTCAATATAATAAGTTTCTCTTAACATGATTgattattgattattattttataatagataaaatagtatataatttatatttttcattttataaaataaatttatgtataataatatttcaaaactaattacgaaattagtgaaaatatttacatatttatttttgaaaattaagatcttgttgAAATCTTTTAAACACATTCgttagatttttaatatatatttatatttaaaatgaaaagatatcaaaaatatatcatGGTTAAAGTATTTCAAagatacatttaataaaatatctaaaagatGGTGcaaattagaaaattttaaatatagtccaaattaaaaaatatcataataaaatacatttaataaaatatctaaaggGTGGtccaaaattaaaaatcacacataaaaaattatgacttctatttttattaaataagattTAAAGCAAAATTTTACAtgagtttaatataattaaaatattaattagatacttaaaaggcttattttagtaaaaatgaaatatagatttaaattataaaaaattaccaAATTAATAAATgggcaattctctcaaatatctctttttaagtttttattacaaaatagcctcaaaaaacaaaatgaccaaaataacactttttgttttgaaaattttaatatttttttttaattttaaaaattagaacatATTCCTAAAATCttaccccttaactctaaattaTAAGTCTCTGATTAGTTAATCCcaagggttataaatgcatttttaccattcaataaaacttcttttgatcattttctttcttgagatgttatttttgtgacaaaaacttaaaaataggTAACGAAGGgaatttctattaattaaacatttaaaaggtttttaattgaaaaacgaaatatacatttatattctaaataaatatgaatgtatatttatatagtaagaaaaaaaaaatttgaaaatattttatttggatgtaattaagagaaaataaaggaatatctatttgatttgttttttaaaaaaaacaattcaaatatGTATACAAACAAATGAATGATAACTGATTTCTGGTGAatgttcattttttaaaatgtcacacatgaatcaagttattgatttctgttttaatatataagatttattaGAATAATCAAAATCAGTCATTGTGATAATTTCTCGGAAAAATTggcaaaaatttaaatttatttatagtattatttacaaaatgatTTTTCGCTAAACGTTAAAAATTAgaacatttaaaatttgtattacccttattaataaatatttatattaatagataattacccataaattaaaaataaatctcattaatttgataatcatcattatctacaaAGATTCTACATTATGTAtgattaaaatatcatatatgtacaatctatttaaataaataaatatatatcacaCATTTAAAATCTTTATCACACTTATTAATAAGTAATTATACTggatttttaatagataattatccataaattaaaaatgaatttcattaTATTGATAAACataattatctaaaaagatTATGTATTatgttatctaaaaatattttacatcataatagtgtaaaaataaataaatctatgtatataattttatgaatatatgaatttttaatgtttatttacgcaataaaagatattttattaagttaaacctaacatatataaaaatctaatatttaattaattgataaatatttcaaaagcatgattaatttattctaatggtttttgaattgataatatatctatttatattcttttgtaaaattattaaatttgtaagTGCGGGCAAAACATGCACTTACTGGTAAGAATTCACGAAATTATCATGAAATAAAACGTGGTTAAAAATATCCATGCCACTGTGACTAAATTATCACAAAATAAGTGGCTACCATTGTTTGTGGCTAAAGCCAAAAATACCTTGTAAACAACACCAAAGCCACCTTTTCCGATCTTGTTACAATCAGAAAAATGTTCGGTGGCTGTGAGAACAGCgtcaaactccaccagtggaaGTTCTAAATCTTCTACCTCGTTCTTCatagacaattttttttgtctaagtGATGGTACCACcccattcattttttttctcactTGACATTTGAACACGTAAagattagatataaaataaaaattactaaaaactaGATAAAAGTGAAggttattatatttaaaagaacCTTATTTACCTATAGGCGTTGCAGCTGCTTTTGCTTGCTTTTGTCTCCTCTTCCAAAAGCAGAACACGATAACACTCAGAATAATCATAGAACTGACTCCTATACTCCAACCTATAATTTTTCCATTTCCGTCTCTCCTCTTGTCCGAGGAAAGAACTGCAAAGAGTAGTGTAAAAATGTGACAAGCTATAAGTTGACCAACTCGATTTTTCGGCATGAGTGGCTATAGCACAAACTCATTAGAAACAAAAGGTAGTTGACTTCGACAGGCTAAGTAATTAGTATGAGATCGCAATATTACAGTATGTCTATGTCTTCTTGTCTTATGTAGGTAGTGATGCCTCACAGGGAAATTAAAGATAAACTAGATCTCGATCTGCGTAAccgcgcgggtattattttagttttatatgcatatacatttatttttagatatttactgatttatattttaattttaatcatatagtTAAATGTCTATAtactatttcaaatacaataatttatagtttatatgtgaataatcaattatttaaaactGTTGAATGTATTTGTTgcttattattatatatttatctttatgattatgattataaaatatataaaaaaggatataatttttattttaaattttataaacaataactgaatatatattacTGCATAATAATAGTTCATTGCTAATTACTAAATTggtgaaaatatttacataaatttttgaaattaagatattgtaaaatatttagatcaacataatagtttttttaatatgattgattgtgattatataatagaaaaagaggatataatatattttttattttataaactcaatatattaatgtataataatatttcaaaattaatttcaaactaagtgaaaatatttacatttaatttcTGAAACttaagatcttgttaaaatatttttaaacagatttataattttttaatatatatatatgtatatacatatattgaaaattaagattatgtaaagatctttttaaatatatatttgaaaattaatatatgtgtatatatattatatttatattttaaatgaaaggatatcaaaaaatattatggttaaagtagttcaaagattttatatatattattagtcttattaatgtatttttaataaaaaaaattaagggtagtccaacttaaaaatcacacataaaatGAAGTTAGtgacttcttttttaatataatattataagtttTCTAGTATTTCATCGTTGGCGTTTTACATCTCTTGTGTttccagaattttttttgtttgcttaaacTTCGGTGTTTGCAGAATTATCTCATCCATTTTATCTTCTATATAAGTCCTAATCATAAATACTagttctttcattttattttaagtgtTGTTATAAACTTTAAGAGATGTTTAGTTATATAAGtgtccttttatatttttcatatgttTGATAATTTTcctatttaagaatataatagaGAACCTAATGGTTTTTCAATATGTGACAAGAAATTTCTAtgacatataaaattatatatatctactATTATCCATGCATGCAAACTGCGGGCTAATTAACTACTGTATTATTTtgtatcttctttttttggaaGGAACTATTTTGTATCTtctaatatcatatatattttgcataaatatgatcttttattattttttcaatataatatCACTAGAAAATCTCTAGCATAATATTTTTCCATACAAATTTGCTGTCAATGGGATTATTAGCTATCACTATACACTGttcagtaaaatattttttttactctataatgTTATGccttttgtttatttacttcTTTGGATGAATAGGtcagataatttttattttgaatttgaaataaaattataaaatgattaattttCAGCTCTGATTTAAgcatttttcaaatatatggaAAGTAATATTTCCtataaatttaactaacaaaattttttgatgtactaattaaaaaattacttatatataatttatttatacccttatataatcatttaattagatatatttaGGTCACAATAGATATCTcaattttataatgaaattgtgacctaaatattttggtaaaccaCAGGATATCCGATGAAGAAAAAATTGAGCTAATTAACCTGTATCAACATTAGCCACTTTGACATACAGATCCTGACCACCGAAGGAGTACGTCCGGGTATCATAGAGCTCTCCGCTCCAAATCACACAACCCGTTCCGTCTCGAACATCCGCAGTCGCGAAGGACGTACAGTTACCATCGCTAAGGCAACTCTCTTGACATTCTTTCACATCAAAGCTCCAATCAACTATAGCCTGCCTAGTATCCGGTAGCTTCGTATTCTTTAGCAGTGAAAACTCATTTCCGCTGCGGCTCAGGGGTGTCCTCCTAACACACCCATCTGATCCTTCTCTCAGGTCCCACTGCTGACGGTTCATGGGATCGAACCCTTCGAAACAGTTACATGTAGGTAACGTGCTTCTGTCACAATAGGCATAAGGTCCACAGTGTTTATAATAATCGCATTCGTCCATTGGGAAACTCCATGACATTCTCCATTCCCATGGTGGCGGGATCAACGTGAATCGCTTGAGGTACCCTAACTCACTGATTGTTAATCTCGAGTAGATACTTTGGTTTGCCATTAGGAACCTAAAAGCCACCTCCTCAATGTTTTCGATATAATCATCTTTAACCATGTAATTTAGCTTATGCAACGGTATGCCACTAAACTCGATTCCATTCCACGGACCGCTCCGTTCCAATTCAACATCATTTTTCTTAACAAAGAACTCGGGCAATCCCCTTCGAACGTCCAGTTTGTACGTGAAATCACCGCTTGACGGATCATCTGAACTTCTCCATGATGTGAGGAACAAGTTGCGCCCTGTTTTGTGATGGTAACTTAGTTTCATCTCCGGAAGTAAAGTATCTGTCGGAAAATCGAAACTCTGCCACAAGAATCCACTTGGAGTGTTGTTGAAGTATCTCATTACAAAATTACCGTTGGGGCGAAGCTCTGCTACCACCGGAGAATTAATATTTCCTCTAGTAATATTTGTCGACCAAACAGAGGTATTAGAGTCACCTAGTAGGACAAGATTGTTGCCAGAGATTTTAAGGGTTCCAACCGAAGTAGAGAGAGGGTTGTCTCTGTTGGCGACCCATACGTATGTTTTGACGATGACTGTCTTATACCATATCCCAAGATACCAACGCGAGAGTGACGAGGGTTTGAAGAAACCAAGCTCGAAGACTCCACCGGGAGATACAAGTGTTCTGTTGCTTGAGATTGTGAGAGAGTCTGTTGACGACAAGATGTTGACATCGATTGAAAGAGTAGGATGAAATAGAATCAAGACGAGCAAGAACAGTGAGAAGGTGTTCTCTACACCTttcatcttttttctttctttcttaataCTTTTTTCTTTATGGATTTAAACTTACGATTGATGAAAGTAACTTCTTAAttacacatatattaatatatataatatatatcgggTTCCTATTCATATCTTAATCTTtagttacaaaattaattattatcacGAACTTAGCAGACTAGCAAAATGTTATGTTTCGTATTCCATGACTTTTTCACCCTTTAAACCAACTCATTTCCACAAACCTTTATATTATCATTCGTCTCGtctaacatttttaaaatttaggcTTTATTAGTTCTCACGCTGCCAACATCGCAAATGGTGTTCTAGAGAACATAGCATATGGTGTTCGGCAAGCATGGTTttgatatctcatgtttttaGTAATCTCATATTAGTTCATTTAGATTGCATATTAggtgtatatattgcatttgcaTGCATAATTACATATCACAAGGTCTAAATTTCACTTTTGGAAGTTCGTGGCGAAAATCATGGGTTAAATTGTACATTATCGAAGTCTTAGGTCCAATATGATGTTAACAAGAGGCCAGGGACCAATGCTGAATATTCGATTGGGGCTACATTAAACTGTCTGGGGCTGAATCAAGATGATATTTCTTCACACTGTAAAGGCTTTgggttaaaaaaaataactttacaAAAGATGAAGGACCAGACTAGCAAAATAGCAAAGAATGGCCATTGGAGCTCACGAGCTTTCTCTTCGGGCCGGATCCCGGAGCTTTCACGGCGGATCATGTCGAGGTGAACTGAGATCCCGTGGTGGATGAGGAGGGAGCCACATGGAATCACCACGAACTGAAGACTCGAGTACCGATCTCTTCATCTCCAAGTTTAGGATCTGTAGCGGCTTCAAGTAGCCATGTGACAGAGAACCGTTGACGGACACGGTAGCGACACATCCACGTCGCATTTGGTGATGGGATGGCTCTGGGGAAGAACTCTTGTTCTCTTCTAACTTTTGTTGTTTCTTAAACATCAGCTGTAAGTATCAATTACCCCTGTTTTTTCAATCTGTAACTGCAACGACCGTTGGACCTGACCTGAGGCATATAATTTAAGCAACATCAGACAGTAGTCATGATATGTAGGACAGACTACTGCTACTCTTTCTGGTTAGAAATAAGGCAAAgaaggataatttttttttttttttttagagattAAGAAAGTGAAAGAGATCATATTTCCTCGTGGAGACCTTGTGTGATCTCAACGCTCCTGTGAACAAAATATTAACTACCAGCTAGTAACACATATatcaagtattttttttttcttttttgataaagAGCTTCATATATTAAGTATTTCTCTCACGGATAAATCGACATCAGAATCAGAGTtttagagagaag
It encodes:
- the LOC108854441 gene encoding receptor-like serine/threonine-protein kinase SD1-8; translated protein: MKGVENTFSLFLLVLILFHPTLSIDVNILSSTDSLTISSNRTLVSPGGVFELGFFKPSSLSRWYLGIWYKTVIVKTYVWVANRDNPLSTSVGTLKISGNNLVLLGDSNTSVWSTNITRGNINSPVVAELRPNGNFVMRYFNNTPSGFLWQSFDFPTDTLLPEMKLSYHHKTGRNLFLTSWRSSDDPSSGDFTYKLDVRRGLPEFFVKKNDVELERSGPWNGIEFSGIPLHKLNYMVKDDYIENIEEVAFRFLMANQSIYSRLTISELGYLKRFTLIPPPWEWRMSWSFPMDECDYYKHCGPYAYCDRSTLPTCNCFEGFDPMNRQQWDLREGSDGCVRRTPLSRSGNEFSLLKNTKLPDTRQAIVDWSFDVKECQESCLSDGNCTSFATADVRDGTGCVIWSGELYDTRTYSFGGQDLYVKVANVDTVLSSDKRRDGNGKIIGWSIGVSSMIILSVIVFCFWKRRQKQAKAAATPIVRKKMNGVVPSLRQKKLSMKNEVEDLELPLVEFDAVLTATEHFSDCNKIGKGGFGVVYKGKLLDGQEVAVKRLSEMSSQGTNEFMNEVRLIARLQHINLVQLVGCCVDEGEKILIYEYLENRSLHSHLFDLTRSRMLNWQMRFDIINGIARGILYLHQDSSIRIIHRDLKASNVLLDKHMTPKISDFGMARIFGRDETEGNTRKVVGTYGYMSPEYLIEGKFSIKSDIYSFGVLLLEIISGKRNKEFNNSGRHYNLLEYVWRNWKEGQGLEIVDRVISESSSPTFRPREILRCLQIGLLCVQARVEDRPLTSAVVLMLGSEAEEIPQPKPPGYCLIGNSLETYSTWRQPDHDTCTVNQITMSIIDAR